AGGGTAAGCGAGGTGTTTAGTCATTGAGATTGTTCAAATTGTTGGTATTGGTTTGATTGCTACGTTCTTAGCGATGATAGTCAATGAACAAAAACCATCATTTGCATTTTTACTCGTTGTGTTTGTTAGTTGTATTATTTTTCTTTTTCTAATAGATCAAATCTATGAAGTTATTCGAATGATAGAAAAAATAGCTGTGAATGCTAATGTGAATATGGTATACATCGAAACGATCATGAAGATTATTGGAATTGCATATATAGCAGAATTTGGAGCTCAAATTACTAAAGATGCAGGTCAAGGAGCAATTGCTACTAAGATCGAATTAGCCGGCAAAATATTAATTTTAACGATGGCTATCCCTATTTTAACTGTCATCATTGAAACGATAATAAGATTAATCCCATCAATATGAAACATATGGATAGAGGGGAAGTTAAATACCTTGCACGCTAATGTTCTAAAAGAGTTCACTTTATGTAGGAGGTAAACAAATTGAAGCAACTATGTTTAATATTATGCGCTTCAGCTTTGTTTTTGTTTTTTTTCTTTCCGAATAATGTACAAGCATCTTCCCCTCAACAAGATTTTGTTGATCAACAGTTGGAGGCACTTGGGATTGAAGAGATTAAACAGTTTTGGGATGAAATAGTGACGAAGTATGGTGGCTTTTTACCTGAAAGCCAAAAAGGCAGTTTTTTTGATTTTGTCCGTGGTGAGAAAGATTTCTCAATTCAACAGTGGTTAATGGGGTTAGTAAAATTTTTATTTTACGAACTTGCGGCAAATGGAAAACTATTAGGAACTTTACTAATGTTAACAATTTTAAGTATGTTTTTGCAAACAGTTCAGAATGCTTTTGAACAGCAAACGGTTAGTAAAGTGGCTTATGCCCTCGTATATATGGTGCTAATCATCATTGCTTTAAACAGCTTTCATATTGTTATCCAATTTACGAAAGAGGCAATAGAAGTCATGACAAATTTCATGATTGCGTTAATTCCGCTTTTATTAGCGCTAATTGCTACTTCTGGGGGAATTATCTCAGCTGCTTTTTTTCATCCGATCATTCTTCTTTTGATGAACACAAGTGGTTTACTAATAAATTATATTGTCCTACCTCTACTATTCTTATCTGCATTATTAAGTATCGTAAGTACACTAACTGACCATTATAAAGTAACGCAATTGGCACAATTATTAAAAAGCATAAGCATTGGCTTGCTTGGTACTTTTTTAACTGTATTTCTAGGCGTTATTTCAGTCCAAGGATCATCCTCAGCGGTGACAGATGGAATAACAATTCGCACTGCTAAATTTGTAACAAACAATTTTGTCCCTGTCATCGGTCGAATCTTCACTGAAACGACTGATACAGTCATAAGTGCATCTTTACTATTAAAAAATACTGTCGGTATAGTTGGAGTAGCAATTTTGTTATTAATTGCGGTATTCCCAGCGCTGAAAATATTATCAATAGCAGTTATTTATAAATTGACTGCAGCTTTGATACAACCTATTGGCGGTGGACCTGTTATAGATTGCTTAGACATTATTAGCAAAAGTATTATCTATATTTTCGCTGCTTTAGCTATCGTATCCCTTATGTTTTTTCTAAGTATTACAGTAATAATTGCAGTTGGAAATATGACCATGATGGTGAGGTAGTTTTTTATAGCTGATGAGGTGAATGATGTGGAGTTTTTGCTTGAATGGATTACAAATGTCATCTTGTTTCTTCTTCTTGCAACAGTCATAGATTTATTAATTCCGGATACTAGCATACAAAAATATGTCAAAATGGTCACTGGTTTATTATTAATTACAATTATAATTACCCCACTTCTTCAACTTCTGTCAACAGACATCGACCAAATCTTTTCATCAATGAGTACAAAATCAGAGTTTCAAGAAGAAATGTTAGAAAATGAAATTGAAATGAAGAAAAAAGAAATACAAGCATCACATCGTGCATATATTTTAGAACAAACGGCTGTCCAAATGAAAGAAGATGTGGAAGAGGAGTTGATAGAAACGTATGGATACATGATTCAAGATATAGAAATCTTTCTTACTGAAGACACAGTAACCGGAGTCGAAGTGATGGTGACAAAATATCATGAAGATGGAGTTACAGTTCCAGTTGTGAAATCAATTAGTATAAATACCTCCCAACCAATGAAGAAAAATAACAAGTCAGTAGCAGAACAAGATATTTCTAAGCATTTATCAGACGCATGGGAAATTGATTCAGAACTCATAAATGTACAAATGGAAGGGGGGGAGTAGGTACCAAGTGGAGAAAAATAGAGGGTTTATACAATGGATACAAAACTTCCTTTCAAAAAATAATGGTAGCAATGATAAAACAAAATCTAAGTACATATACGTACTTATATTGTTAGTATTGGGTGTCGTTCTAATACTATTAAATAATGTGATGTTTCCTAGTGAAGAAGCTTCATATACGAATCCATCTTTGTTAACTGAAGAGCAAAAGGATACACCTGCTTTTGGTGCGAAAAATACGAAAGATGAATCAATGAGTGATTATGAGACCAACTATGAAAATCAATTAAAGGATCTATTAGAACAGGTAGAAGGTGTAGGAGATGTAGCAGTTAGTGTTAACTTAGACTCAACTGAAATAAATGTACTAGAGAAAAGCACTACAACATCGACCCAAACGACGAAAGAGACTGATAGAGAAGGTGGAAAAAGAGAAGTAGAAGATTGGTCTGTTGATGAACAAGCCATAATTATACGAGATGGAGACAAGGAGACACCTATTGTATTAACAACGAAAAAGCCTAAAGTTCGTGGGGTTCTAGTAGTTGCGAAGTTAAAAGATATGCAAGCTAAACAAAGGGTGAAGGATGCAGTTATAAAATTGTTAGATGTACCTAGTCATAGAGTAGAAGTGTTGCCGAAAAAATCTGAGGGGGAATGAGTAGATGCTTTTAAAAAAACAAACTGTATGGTTGTTAACGATGGTGGCTTTGGTTCTAATATTATCTGTATATTATATTACTAGTGATGGTGGAACGAGAAATGATTTAGCCTTTATTAATCAAGAGATGGTTGAAGAAGAACAATCTGGAACTGTAGTAGAAATTAGTGAACAAGGTAGCATGAGCGGTATGGTAGAAGGATTGGAAGAGGATTCTCTTACTTTGTCTTCTGACGATTGGATTATAGCAAAACGCATGCAACTACAAGATATAAGAAGTAAAGAAATGGAGAAATTACAAGACATTGCAGCTTCAAAAACTGCCACGATTGATGAAATTAACGAGGCAGCAAGTAAACTTGAGGAACTTGAAACATTAAGTGCAAAAGAAGATACATTAGAAGTGTTAATTGAGTCGATGGGCTATGTTGCTGCACTTGTTGAGACGAATGGAAATAATGTGGAAGTAACTGTGCAGGCAGAAGCTTTATCTCCTAGCGAGGCTAATGCGATCATCAAGAAAGTGAATGAGGAATTTCAAGAAAGGAAAGATGTGTTAGTTAAGCACAATCCATAAAAAAACAACATAGGTAACTGATTGATAGTTTTTGTAAAGGTAATATAAATGTAAGGGAAAAAATATTTTTTAACCCAGCCGGCTTAAGTGCCAGCTGGGTTTTTACGTACTTTAAAGGTAGATCAAATGAAAATAGTGTAGAATAATTTTTATACGATTGTTGTTAAACTGTTGAATGAAATAGGTGTCTATCGTATGATGATGGTATGAGATACTAGAAACAAGTATAAGTTAAATAAGGAGTGCTCATATGTTGAAAATTCAAGAGATTCGAGAATTAATTAAACTAGTTGACCAATCAAATATTGACGAATTTGTTTATGAGAATGAAGGTTCAAAAATTAAAATGAAAAAACAAGGAACCGTTACTAAACAAACCCTTAGTAACATTGCTGTTGAGGAAGTGCAAAAGCATCAACCTGTTGCACCAACAACAGAACTAAGTTCAAGTCCTGTGTCAGAAGTTCCCGCTGAAAGCAGTAACGTGCGCGTGGAAGCAGAAAGAAAAGGTATCGAAGAACAGACGAATTTACATAAGATTACTTCACCAATGGTTGGAACTTTTTATGCTGCACCATCACCTGACAGTGACAAATACGTTTCAGTAGGTGATAGTGTGCAAAACAACACAGTAGTTTGTATTGTAGAGGCAATGAAGTTATTTAATGAAATTGAAGCAGAAGTAAAAGGGGAAATCGTAGACATTCTTGCAGAAGATGGCCAACTTGTAGAGTATGGTCAGCCCTTGTTCCTTGTGAAGCCTGTGTAAGTAAGTTTTCAATAAGAGAACAAAGAGGATGGAGTAGAACAGGAGAGAATGACGAATGATAAAAAAATTATTAATTGCAAACAGGGGTGAAATTGCTGTACGCATCATTCGAGCATGTACAGAATTGGGAATAGAAACTGTTGCAGTATTTTCTGAGGCTGACCGTGACGCATTACATGTACAAATGGCAGACGAGGCTTATTGTATTGGACCTACCGCGTCAAAAGATAGCTATTTAAATTTTACAAATATTATTAGTGTAGCAACACTTACAGGTAGTGATGCTATTCATCCTGGGTACGGGTTTTTAGCTGAGAATGCAGATTTCGCAGATCTATGCAGGGAATGTAATATTACATTTGTTGGTCCAAGTCCAGAAGCAATCACGAAAATGGGTACTAAGGATGTAGCTAGAGAGACTATGAAGACAGCTAATGTTCCAATTGTACCTGGATCGCAAGGGATAATTAATAGTACAGATGAAGCAGTACTATTAGCTAACGACATTGGATATCCTGTTATTATCAAAGCGACAGCTGGTGGTGGAGGAAAAGGCATTCGTGTCGCAGCAGACGAACAAGAATTAATAAATGGCATCAACATTACTCAACAAGAGGCAGCTACTGCGTTTGGGAATCCTGGAGTTTATATTGAAAAATATGTTCAAGATTTTCGTCATGTAGAGATTCAAGTATTAGCTGATAACTTTGGAAATGTTATTCATTTAGGTGAACGTGATTGTTCGATTCAACGTCGTCTTCAGAAGCTTGTTGAGGAAACACCGTCACCTGCACTAAATGAAGAAATTCGAGAACGAATGGGAAATGCAGCAGTTAAAGCGGCTGCAGCTGTAAACTATTCAGGAGCAGGAACGGTAGAGTTTATTTTTGACTATAACGAAAACGCGTTCTACTTCATGGAAATGAATACGAGGATACAAGTTGAGCATCCAGTTACAGAGATGGTAACAGGAGTTGATTTAATAAAAGAACAAATTCGTGTAGCTTCTGGAGAAAAGCTTGCATACACCCAAGAAGACATTACGTATACTGGATGGGCAATTGAATGTAGGATAAATGCAGAAAACCCTGAGAAAAACTTTATGCCTTCACCTGGAAGAATTAATATGTACTTGCCGCCTGGAGGCTACGGGGTTCGTGTAGACTCGGCAGCATATCCTGGGTATATGATTCCACCATATTATGATTCAATGATAGCAAAATTAATTACCTATGGAAAAACTAGAGATGAAGCAATTGATAGAATGAAAAGGGCATTAAAGGAATTTGTAATCGAAGGAATTCATACAACTATACCTTTTCATATGAATTTGTTAGAACATGAAAAATTTGTAGAAGGAAATTTTAATACTAAATTTCTTGAATTATATGATGTAATGGGCAATAAATAAAAATATAGGAGGTGTATTAAAATGGAAAGCAACTTATTAGAAATGAACCAAGGGAATAATAGTTTAGGGAAAATCGAAATTGCTCCTGAAGTAATTGAGGTTATAGCCGGCATAGCTGCATCTGAGATTGAGGGTATTGCACAAATGCGAGGAAACTTTGCTTCTGGAGTAGTTGAGAGGCTAGGTATAAAAAATCATGGTAAAGGTGTTAAGGTTGAGCTCACTGAAGAGGGTGTTACGATAGACGTGTACTGTATGGTGAAATTTGGTGTTTCGATCCCGAGTATAGCTCATCAAGTACAAGACAACGTTCGTCAGACACTATTGAATATGACTGCTTTAGATGTTGATGAAGTTAACATTCACGTAGTAGGAGTTCAATTTGATAACCCTGCACAAGAGACTGAAATAGAAGAACTATAATACAGCTACAAGCTAGTGTTATTATCGTTTGAAAATTAACTAATGACTAAAAAAGGGTCAAACCCGCTATCCACCTTTGTATAATGAGTGATTCTGAAGATATTATACAAGGTTTTGGGAGTAATGTGGTTTGATCCTTATTTTTGCGTTTTTTAATATATGTTAGAGTGTTATTGGCTTTAATTTCAAATTTTCGTATTTTTCACGGCTAGTACAAGGGCAACCTGTTGGGGTCATAAAACTCAAGAAGGTTAAAAAACAATCTTCCACTTGTCTTTTTTTTGATCGCCACCGCTCTTTTCTTGGTGTCTAGCTCCTGTATATGGCTTCAGCGCTTGTCAGGGGTGATCAATGCTCTTCTACTTTGGGTGATTGTACTAAGGTGTTTGAATTGTGTTATGATCATGTTATGATAAATCGACAATATAGTTACTATTTGAAAACTTTCATAAAATAATGGTACGTGTTGTAGTAAAGTTTATAAAGGAGAAGGAAGTTATGAAACGTCGTACTGCTAGAAAAAAGGCACTACAAGCATTATTTCAAATTGACATAAGTGATATTGAATCAAAGGAAGCTATTGACAATGTAATTGGTGAACAACATAGTGATCCTTTCCTAGAAGAAATAGTCTTAGGTGTAGCAAAGCACCAAGCTGAAATAGATGAACATATTCGTAAGAATTTAGAGAATTGGACGATAGAACGGGTAGCAAATGTTGACCGATCCATTTTACGCATTGCGGTGTTTGAAATGATGTATATAGATGAAATACCAACAAACGTAAGCATTGATGAGGCAATTGAATTAGGCAAGCTTTTTGGCGATGAGCAATCTGGGAAATTTATAAATGGTGTGTTATCAAAAATAAGTAATTCGATAAATAGAACATAACAATATTCCAAGGGGTTTATGTTATATGGGTGAAAAAAAATTTGTAACAGTAACTGCGTTGACAAAATATGTAAAGCGTAAGTTTGATGTTGACCCTCATTTACAAGATATATGGGTAAAAGGTGAAATTTCAAACTTCACCTTGCATAGCCGTGGACATATGTATTTCACCTTAAAAGATGAGGGAGCAAAAATTCAAGCAGTCATGTTTGCTAAGCAAAATCGTACGTTAAAATATAAACCTGAAAATGGCATGAAGGTATTACTTAGGGGAGAAATATCGGTTTATCAATCCAGTGGATCATATCAGATCTACGTTAAAGAAATGGAACCTGACGGCATAGGTAGCTTGTATATTGCATTTGAAGAACTAAAGAAAAGGCTTGATGAAGAAGGGTTATTTTTAACTAAACACAAAAAAAATATTCCTAAGTTTCCACGATACATCGGTGTTATAACATCCCCGACTGGAGCAGCAGTTAGAGATATATTAACTACTATTAAAAGGCGTTATCCTATAGCAAATGTAGTAATATTACCTGCGCTTGTACAAGGTGAATATGCACCACAATCACTAGTTGAAAAAATAAAATACGCGAACCAACTAGCATATTTAGATGTATTAATCGTTGGTAGAGGCGGGGGCTCGATTGAAGAATTATGGGCGTTTAACGAGGAAAGCGTTGTAAGAGAAATCTTTGCTTCATCGATACCGGTCATCTCTGCTGTAGGTCATGAGACAGATTTTACAATCTCAGATTTGGTTGCAGATTTAAGAGCACCTACTCCTACCGGAGCAGCTGAAATGGCAGTGCCTAAACTATCGGACGTTGCTGAACGGTTATCACAAAATAAAGTCCGTCTTATAAAGTTAATGAAACAAAGGCTAGTTAATGAAGCAGATCAATTAAATCATATGAAAAAATCATATGCATTTCGGTATCCCCAACAACTCTATGCCCAAAAAAACCAAGAGCTTGATCGCATGCTAGAACAGCTTAAACGTACAGTTAGCCGATTAGTTAGCGTGAAACAAGACAGTACCGAGAATTTGCTGAAACGTTTAATGCAAAAGCATCCTAAAGAATTAATTCATAAAGCATTCGAGCAACATTCGATAACAACAAAAGCTCTCCAAAAAGAAATACAAAATGTTGTAAAGCAAAATCAACTCTTATTTACCTCGAATGTTTCTAAATTAGATGCTTTAAGTCCACTGAAAGTAATGGATAGAGGATTTAGCCTAGTTTATGATAATAATGATCTTATAGTAAAAAGTGTTGAAAGAGTAAAAGTGAATGATAGCCTAACAATACAAATGAAAGATGGTAAATTAGCTTGTGAAGTTTGCAGTGTAGAGGAGCGAATGATAGATGAATAAGGAGATAACATTTGAGCAAGCGATGGAGCAGCTTGAAAAGATTGTTGAGAAACTTGAAGAAGGAGATGTTCCTCTCGAGGAGGCAATTGATTTCTTTAAAGAAGGTATGAAACTCTCATCATTTTGTCATGAGAAATTACAAAATGTAGAAAAACAAATGGATCAAATACTTCGTGAAGACGGTGAGCTTGAACCTTTCACTATTCGAGAGGATGAGTGACATACATGCAAGTAGAAGTAGCAGAATATTTGTCGGAACAAAAAAAAGTAATTGAAAAAAATTTATTAACTGGCATACAAGCATTGTCCTCACCTGACATTTTAAAGGAATCTATGAATTATTCTCTTCAAGCTGGTGGAAAAAGACTAAGACCATTGTTATTACTTGCTACATTGCGTGCTTTTAATAAAGATGAAGATCTTGGAATTGATGTGGCTGTTGCAATAGAATTAATACATACATACTCACTAGTTCATGATGATCTCCCAAGCATGGATGATGATGATTTGCGTAGAGGAAATCCTACTAATCATAAAGTGTTTGGCGAAGCTATGGCTATTTTAGCAGGAGATGCATTGTTGACATATAGTTTCCAATTAATTGCTGACATAAATCATCCATCGGTATCACCTGAAGTCAAGTTGTTACTTATATCAAAACTCGCTCAAGCTGCAGGGCCAGAAGGTATGGTTGGTGGTCAAGTTGCTGACATACAAAGTGAAGGAAAAACGCCTTCAATCGAGACGTTGGAATATATTCATAAGCACAAAACAGGTAAGCTCCTTGCTTACAGTGTGATTGCTGGAGCTATACTTGCAGGAGCATCAGATGCGCAATTAAGTGTTCTGAAAGAATTCGCAATGCATATTGGATTGGCATTTCAAATAAGGGATGACATATTAGATATTGAAGGTTCTGAGGACAAAATAGGGAAGC
This portion of the Cytobacillus sp. IB215665 genome encodes:
- a CDS encoding exodeoxyribonuclease VII small subunit, producing MNKEITFEQAMEQLEKIVEKLEEGDVPLEEAIDFFKEGMKLSSFCHEKLQNVEKQMDQILREDGELEPFTIREDE
- the spoIIIAF gene encoding stage III sporulation protein AF, whose amino-acid sequence is MEFLLEWITNVILFLLLATVIDLLIPDTSIQKYVKMVTGLLLITIIITPLLQLLSTDIDQIFSSMSTKSEFQEEMLENEIEMKKKEIQASHRAYILEQTAVQMKEDVEEELIETYGYMIQDIEIFLTEDTVTGVEVMVTKYHEDGVTVPVVKSISINTSQPMKKNNKSVAEQDISKHLSDAWEIDSELINVQMEGGE
- the spoIIIAE gene encoding stage III sporulation protein AE — protein: MKQLCLILCASALFLFFFFPNNVQASSPQQDFVDQQLEALGIEEIKQFWDEIVTKYGGFLPESQKGSFFDFVRGEKDFSIQQWLMGLVKFLFYELAANGKLLGTLLMLTILSMFLQTVQNAFEQQTVSKVAYALVYMVLIIIALNSFHIVIQFTKEAIEVMTNFMIALIPLLLALIATSGGIISAAFFHPIILLLMNTSGLLINYIVLPLLFLSALLSIVSTLTDHYKVTQLAQLLKSISIGLLGTFLTVFLGVISVQGSSSAVTDGITIRTAKFVTNNFVPVIGRIFTETTDTVISASLLLKNTVGIVGVAILLLIAVFPALKILSIAVIYKLTAALIQPIGGGPVIDCLDIISKSIIYIFAALAIVSLMFFLSITVIIAVGNMTMMVR
- a CDS encoding farnesyl diphosphate synthase; the encoded protein is MQVEVAEYLSEQKKVIEKNLLTGIQALSSPDILKESMNYSLQAGGKRLRPLLLLATLRAFNKDEDLGIDVAVAIELIHTYSLVHDDLPSMDDDDLRRGNPTNHKVFGEAMAILAGDALLTYSFQLIADINHPSVSPEVKLLLISKLAQAAGPEGMVGGQVADIQSEGKTPSIETLEYIHKHKTGKLLAYSVIAGAILAGASDAQLSVLKEFAMHIGLAFQIRDDILDIEGSEDKIGKPIGSDEELDKMTYPALLTLSGAKEKLSFHITHAKFKLQQANINHDILEYICDLIATREN
- the accC gene encoding acetyl-CoA carboxylase biotin carboxylase subunit, which encodes MIKKLLIANRGEIAVRIIRACTELGIETVAVFSEADRDALHVQMADEAYCIGPTASKDSYLNFTNIISVATLTGSDAIHPGYGFLAENADFADLCRECNITFVGPSPEAITKMGTKDVARETMKTANVPIVPGSQGIINSTDEAVLLANDIGYPVIIKATAGGGGKGIRVAADEQELINGINITQQEAATAFGNPGVYIEKYVQDFRHVEIQVLADNFGNVIHLGERDCSIQRRLQKLVEETPSPALNEEIRERMGNAAVKAAAAVNYSGAGTVEFIFDYNENAFYFMEMNTRIQVEHPVTEMVTGVDLIKEQIRVASGEKLAYTQEDITYTGWAIECRINAENPEKNFMPSPGRINMYLPPGGYGVRVDSAAYPGYMIPPYYDSMIAKLITYGKTRDEAIDRMKRALKEFVIEGIHTTIPFHMNLLEHEKFVEGNFNTKFLELYDVMGNK
- the spoIIIAG gene encoding stage III sporulation protein AG, with the translated sequence MEKNRGFIQWIQNFLSKNNGSNDKTKSKYIYVLILLVLGVVLILLNNVMFPSEEASYTNPSLLTEEQKDTPAFGAKNTKDESMSDYETNYENQLKDLLEQVEGVGDVAVSVNLDSTEINVLEKSTTTSTQTTKETDREGGKREVEDWSVDEQAIIIRDGDKETPIVLTTKKPKVRGVLVVAKLKDMQAKQRVKDAVIKLLDVPSHRVEVLPKKSEGE
- the spoIIIAD gene encoding stage III sporulation protein AD; this encodes MEIVQIVGIGLIATFLAMIVNEQKPSFAFLLVVFVSCIIFLFLIDQIYEVIRMIEKIAVNANVNMVYIETIMKIIGIAYIAEFGAQITKDAGQGAIATKIELAGKILILTMAIPILTVIIETIIRLIPSI
- the accB gene encoding acetyl-CoA carboxylase biotin carboxyl carrier protein, which produces MLKIQEIRELIKLVDQSNIDEFVYENEGSKIKMKKQGTVTKQTLSNIAVEEVQKHQPVAPTTELSSSPVSEVPAESSNVRVEAERKGIEEQTNLHKITSPMVGTFYAAPSPDSDKYVSVGDSVQNNTVVCIVEAMKLFNEIEAEVKGEIVDILAEDGQLVEYGQPLFLVKPV
- the nusB gene encoding transcription antitermination factor NusB, which encodes MKRRTARKKALQALFQIDISDIESKEAIDNVIGEQHSDPFLEEIVLGVAKHQAEIDEHIRKNLENWTIERVANVDRSILRIAVFEMMYIDEIPTNVSIDEAIELGKLFGDEQSGKFINGVLSKISNSINRT
- the xseA gene encoding exodeoxyribonuclease VII large subunit — its product is MGEKKFVTVTALTKYVKRKFDVDPHLQDIWVKGEISNFTLHSRGHMYFTLKDEGAKIQAVMFAKQNRTLKYKPENGMKVLLRGEISVYQSSGSYQIYVKEMEPDGIGSLYIAFEELKKRLDEEGLFLTKHKKNIPKFPRYIGVITSPTGAAVRDILTTIKRRYPIANVVILPALVQGEYAPQSLVEKIKYANQLAYLDVLIVGRGGGSIEELWAFNEESVVREIFASSIPVISAVGHETDFTISDLVADLRAPTPTGAAEMAVPKLSDVAERLSQNKVRLIKLMKQRLVNEADQLNHMKKSYAFRYPQQLYAQKNQELDRMLEQLKRTVSRLVSVKQDSTENLLKRLMQKHPKELIHKAFEQHSITTKALQKEIQNVVKQNQLLFTSNVSKLDALSPLKVMDRGFSLVYDNNDLIVKSVERVKVNDSLTIQMKDGKLACEVCSVEERMIDE
- a CDS encoding Asp23/Gls24 family envelope stress response protein translates to MESNLLEMNQGNNSLGKIEIAPEVIEVIAGIAASEIEGIAQMRGNFASGVVERLGIKNHGKGVKVELTEEGVTIDVYCMVKFGVSIPSIAHQVQDNVRQTLLNMTALDVDEVNIHVVGVQFDNPAQETEIEEL
- a CDS encoding SpoIIIAH-like family protein → MLLKKQTVWLLTMVALVLILSVYYITSDGGTRNDLAFINQEMVEEEQSGTVVEISEQGSMSGMVEGLEEDSLTLSSDDWIIAKRMQLQDIRSKEMEKLQDIAASKTATIDEINEAASKLEELETLSAKEDTLEVLIESMGYVAALVETNGNNVEVTVQAEALSPSEANAIIKKVNEEFQERKDVLVKHNP